A window of the Polaribacter sp. HaHaR_3_91 genome harbors these coding sequences:
- a CDS encoding helix-turn-helix transcriptional regulator → MKNIPNIAFQGKDRKSVFELLNLSDLFERLDNIEDHEPRQPHRISFFALLIVTKGTGTHQIDLKDYKVEEGTVLKIAKGQVHSFQRNATYQGFLIIFTEEFLMNYFSKSSINLISNLYNYHLSSPVFKNKIDNEILIHQLQSEIALENSFAHRNIMAAFLDLYLLKLERKSPDNYIPKNKSKQFYTFDQFKSLVETNFTNTRNVKDYANLLFITTKTLNSAVKEFTLNTAKNFIDDYVILEIKRDMMSTNKSLKEIAFDTGFDEVTNFTKFFKKKMKVSPKEFKNQHFF, encoded by the coding sequence TTGAAAAATATTCCAAATATAGCCTTTCAAGGTAAAGATCGTAAAAGTGTTTTTGAGCTTTTAAACTTATCAGATTTATTTGAAAGGTTAGATAATATTGAGGATCATGAGCCAAGGCAACCACATAGAATTTCGTTTTTTGCCTTGCTAATTGTTACAAAGGGAACTGGTACTCATCAAATAGATTTAAAGGATTATAAGGTTGAAGAGGGTACGGTTCTTAAAATAGCGAAAGGGCAAGTACATTCTTTTCAAAGAAATGCAACATACCAAGGTTTTTTAATAATTTTTACAGAAGAGTTTCTGATGAATTATTTCTCTAAATCTTCTATTAATTTAATTTCTAATTTATACAATTACCATTTATCTTCTCCTGTTTTTAAAAATAAAATAGACAATGAGATTCTAATACATCAACTGCAATCGGAAATTGCACTAGAGAATAGTTTTGCACATCGTAATATTATGGCGGCGTTTCTAGATTTGTATTTATTAAAGTTAGAACGTAAATCTCCTGATAATTACATTCCAAAAAATAAGTCGAAACAGTTTTATACTTTTGATCAGTTTAAAAGCTTGGTAGAGACTAATTTTACAAACACTAGAAATGTAAAAGACTACGCAAATTTATTATTTATTACTACCAAAACTTTAAATAGTGCCGTAAAAGAATTTACTTTAAACACGGCTAAAAATTTTATAGATGATTATGTTATCTTAGAAATAAAGCGAGATATGATGAGTACCAACAAAAGCTTAAAAGAAATTGCATTTGATACTGGCTTTGATGAGGTTACTAATTTTACGAAGTTTTTCAAAAAGAAAATGAAGGTAAGTCCGAAAGAATTTAAGAATCAACATTTTTTTTAA
- a CDS encoding RNA polymerase sigma factor: MSKELNLLIKNSKRRNQKAQIKLYDLFSEAMFFISYRYLKNEEEAKDAMQDAFLKAFLSLDTFKEDTSFGSWLKKIVINTCIDKLKKKSIETVSLENYPLEVLDDNDWNFDVKIDRIEIIDAIESLKTKYQLVVKLYLLEGYDHSEISEILKIPIKTSRTQLRRGKLELRNLLKT; this comes from the coding sequence ATGTCTAAAGAATTAAATCTTTTAATTAAAAACAGTAAAAGAAGAAATCAAAAAGCTCAAATAAAGCTTTACGACTTGTTTTCTGAAGCTATGTTTTTTATATCCTATAGATATCTAAAAAACGAAGAGGAAGCAAAAGACGCTATGCAAGATGCTTTTCTTAAAGCCTTTTTAAGTTTAGATACTTTTAAAGAAGACACTAGTTTTGGTTCTTGGTTAAAAAAAATTGTTATTAATACTTGTATTGATAAATTAAAAAAGAAAAGTATAGAAACGGTTTCTTTAGAAAATTATCCTTTGGAAGTTTTAGATGATAACGATTGGAATTTTGATGTAAAAATTGATAGAATAGAAATTATTGATGCAATTGAAAGTCTAAAAACTAAGTATCAATTGGTTGTTAAATTATATTTATTGGAAGGTTATGATCATTCAGAGATTTCAGAAATTTTAAAAATTCCGATTAAAACATCAAGAACACAATTAAGAAGAGGAAAATTAGAACTTAGAAATCTTCTAAAAACTTAG
- a CDS encoding aldehyde dehydrogenase family protein — protein MTDFGIKEALQKLGLKAINNGTSTGSNNFSNGELIESYSPVDGKLIGKVKSTSKEDYEKVMETATKSFLSFRNMPAPQRGEIVRQFGNKLRDLKEPLGKLVSYEMGKSLQEGYGEVQEMIDICDFAVGLSRQLNGQTIPSERPGHVMREQWHPIGVVGIISAFNFPVAVWAWNTSLAWICGDVCVWKGSEKAPLCTVACQNIIADVLKKNNLPEGISSIINGDYKVGEMMTTDTRIPLVSATGSTRMGRIVGATVAQRFGKSLLELGGNNAIIITPTADLKVVVPGAVFGAVGTCGQRCTSTRRLIIHESVYDKVRDAIVGAYKQIKIGNPLDETNHVGPLIDKDAVNTYLAAIEKAKAEGGTVLVEGGVLEGEGYESGCYVKPAIIEAENHFEIVQHETFAPILYLMKYAGEVENAIEKQNGVAQGLSSAIMTNELKEAEKFLSYAGSDCGIANVNIGTSGAEIGGAFGGEKETGGGRESGSDAWKVYMRRQTNTINYSDELPLAQGIKFDL, from the coding sequence ATGACAGACTTTGGAATTAAAGAAGCTTTACAAAAACTAGGTTTAAAAGCTATAAATAATGGTACTTCTACAGGATCTAATAATTTTTCTAATGGTGAGTTAATAGAAAGTTACTCTCCTGTTGATGGGAAATTAATAGGAAAAGTAAAATCTACATCAAAAGAAGACTACGAAAAAGTGATGGAAACTGCTACAAAATCTTTTTTATCATTTAGAAATATGCCTGCTCCACAAAGAGGAGAAATTGTACGTCAGTTTGGTAATAAATTAAGAGATTTAAAAGAACCTTTAGGAAAATTAGTTTCTTATGAAATGGGAAAATCTCTACAAGAAGGTTACGGAGAAGTGCAAGAAATGATTGATATCTGCGATTTTGCTGTTGGTTTGTCTCGTCAATTAAACGGACAAACAATTCCGTCTGAAAGACCAGGACACGTTATGAGAGAACAATGGCATCCAATAGGTGTTGTTGGTATAATTTCTGCATTTAATTTTCCAGTTGCTGTTTGGGCTTGGAACACCTCTTTAGCGTGGATTTGTGGTGATGTTTGTGTTTGGAAAGGATCTGAAAAAGCACCTTTATGTACCGTTGCTTGTCAGAATATTATTGCAGATGTTTTAAAGAAAAATAATTTACCGGAAGGAATTTCTTCCATTATAAATGGCGATTATAAAGTAGGAGAGATGATGACTACAGATACTCGTATTCCTCTAGTTTCTGCAACAGGTTCTACCAGAATGGGAAGAATTGTAGGAGCAACGGTTGCCCAACGTTTCGGTAAATCTTTATTAGAATTAGGCGGAAACAATGCCATTATTATCACGCCTACGGCGGATTTAAAAGTAGTGGTACCTGGTGCTGTTTTTGGTGCTGTTGGTACTTGCGGACAACGTTGTACATCTACTAGAAGATTAATTATTCACGAATCGGTGTATGATAAAGTAAGAGATGCCATTGTTGGTGCTTACAAACAAATTAAAATAGGGAATCCTTTAGATGAAACCAATCATGTTGGTCCGTTAATAGACAAAGATGCTGTAAACACTTATTTAGCTGCAATTGAAAAAGCAAAAGCAGAAGGAGGAACTGTTTTAGTAGAAGGTGGTGTTTTAGAAGGCGAAGGTTATGAATCTGGATGTTACGTAAAACCAGCAATTATAGAAGCAGAAAATCATTTTGAAATTGTTCAGCATGAAACTTTTGCACCTATTTTATATCTAATGAAATATGCTGGAGAAGTAGAAAATGCTATTGAAAAACAAAATGGAGTTGCGCAAGGTTTATCATCAGCAATTATGACGAACGAATTAAAAGAAGCAGAGAAATTCTTATCTTATGCTGGTTCAGATTGTGGAATTGCAAACGTAAATATAGGTACTTCTGGTGCAGAAATTGGTGGTGCTTTTGGTGGTGAAAAAGAAACTGGTGGCGGTAGAGAATCTGGTTCTGATGCTTGGAAAGTGTATATGCGTAGACAAACAAATACCATTAATTATTCCGATGAATTGCCTTTAGCACAAGGAATTAAATTCGATTTATAA